A window of the Bacteroides thetaiotaomicron VPI-5482 genome harbors these coding sequences:
- a CDS encoding SGNH/GDSL hydrolase family protein, whose translation MEIIKNYLKYSLWLVLIVFAALFGLHWLPAITIDGHTMRRVDLLSDLRYPKQEVAVADSDTIPLPPVVKPVFVDTCRAGMTCIEDYGDSTRRGMASFYEALDRTSSSHPDHDGLVRIAVFGDSFIEADIFTADLREMLQKRFGGCGVGFVTITSMTSGYRPTVRHTFGGWSSHAVTDSVYFDKKKQGISGHYFIPREGAYVELRGQSKYASLLDTCQQASIFFYNKDSVHLTARVNRGESKNYSLAPSGDLQKISVEGRIGSVRWTVDRADSTLFYGLAMDGKKGIILDNFSLRGSSGLSLRGIPQQMLRQFNEQRPYDLIILEYGLNVATERGRNYDNYQKGLLTSIEHLKNCFPQASLLLLSVGDRDYKTEDGELRTMPGVKNLIRYQQNIAAESGIAFWNMFEAMGGEGSMANLVHAKPSMANYDYTHINFRGGKHLAGLLYETLIYGKEQYDRRRAYEQE comes from the coding sequence ATGGAGATTATCAAGAACTACCTGAAATATTCGTTATGGCTTGTACTGATCGTGTTTGCAGCACTCTTTGGGTTGCACTGGCTTCCGGCTATAACGATCGACGGACACACGATGAGGCGTGTCGATCTTTTAAGCGATCTTCGCTATCCGAAGCAGGAAGTGGCGGTAGCCGATTCGGATACCATTCCTTTACCTCCTGTCGTAAAGCCGGTTTTTGTCGATACTTGTCGTGCGGGCATGACTTGTATTGAAGATTACGGTGACTCTACCCGTCGCGGTATGGCTTCTTTTTATGAAGCGCTCGACCGTACTTCTTCTTCACATCCGGATCATGACGGGCTGGTACGTATCGCCGTTTTCGGTGATTCATTTATAGAGGCGGATATCTTTACGGCTGATTTACGTGAAATGCTTCAGAAGCGGTTTGGCGGTTGCGGTGTCGGATTTGTCACAATAACTTCGATGACGAGCGGGTATCGTCCTACCGTGCGGCATACTTTCGGCGGGTGGTCCAGTCATGCGGTGACGGACAGTGTGTATTTCGATAAAAAGAAACAGGGTATTTCCGGACATTACTTTATTCCCCGTGAAGGAGCATACGTTGAGTTGAGGGGGCAAAGCAAATATGCTTCGCTGCTTGATACCTGTCAGCAGGCTTCGATTTTCTTCTATAATAAAGATTCCGTTCATCTTACTGCCCGTGTGAATCGGGGGGAGAGTAAGAATTATTCCTTAGCGCCTTCGGGCGATTTGCAGAAGATTTCCGTTGAAGGACGCATCGGCTCTGTCCGGTGGACGGTAGATCGTGCCGATTCTACGTTGTTCTATGGCTTGGCGATGGATGGTAAGAAAGGAATCATTCTTGATAATTTCTCCTTGCGAGGCAGTTCCGGCTTATCGTTGCGGGGGATTCCGCAACAAATGCTGCGTCAGTTTAACGAGCAGCGTCCTTATGATCTGATTATTCTTGAATACGGATTGAATGTGGCTACCGAACGGGGACGCAATTATGATAATTATCAGAAGGGACTGCTCACTTCTATCGAACATCTGAAGAATTGTTTTCCACAGGCGAGTCTTTTGCTGTTAAGCGTCGGCGACCGTGATTATAAGACAGAAGACGGTGAACTTCGTACCATGCCGGGAGTCAAGAATCTGATTCGCTATCAGCAGAACATTGCTGCCGAAAGCGGTATCGCTTTCTGGAATATGTTTGAAGCGATGGGAGGCGAAGGCAGTATGGCGAACCTCGTACACGCCAAACCTTCGATGGCGAACTACGATTATACTCATATCAACTTCCGGGGAGGCAAACATCTGGCAGGACTGCTCTATGAAACATTGATATATGGTAAGGAACAATATGACAGGAGGCGTGCTTATGAGCAAGAATAA
- a CDS encoding PG0541 family transporter-associated protein, which yields MKSVLITFDQAYYERIMALLDRLNCRGFTYLEKVQGRGSKTGDPHFGSHAWPSMCSAILTVVDDNKVDPLLDTLHKMDLQTEQLGLRAFVWNIERTI from the coding sequence ATGAAATCAGTATTGATAACATTCGATCAGGCGTATTACGAACGGATCATGGCATTGCTCGACCGTCTGAACTGCCGTGGCTTTACATACCTTGAAAAGGTGCAGGGACGTGGCTCAAAGACAGGCGATCCGCACTTCGGCAGCCATGCCTGGCCCAGTATGTGTTCGGCTATCCTTACGGTGGTCGATGACAATAAAGTCGATCCGTTGCTGGATACACTGCATAAGATGGACTTACAGACCGAACAGCTGGGATTACGTGCATTTGTATGGAATATTGAACGGACCATCTAG
- a CDS encoding MBOAT family O-acyltransferase, translated as MFPIDIDFSRLKEVLTYDPQAPMIFSSGIFLWLFAAFMIVYTLLQRKYTARILFVTLFSYYFYYKSSGTYFFLLALVTVCDFLLAQWMDRTEGRWKRKGLVTLSLGVNLGLLAYFKYTNFLGGVIASLMGGEFTALDIFLPVGISFFTFQSLSYTIDVYRKDIKPLTNILDYAFYVSFFPQLVAGPIVRARDFIPQIRKPLFVSQEMFGRGIFLILSGLFKKAIISDYISVNFVERIFDNPTLYSGLENLMGVYGYALQIYCDFSGYSDMAIGIALLLGFHFNLNFNSPYKSASITEFWRRWHISLSSWLRDYLYISLGGNRKGKFRQYLNLIITMFLGGLWHGASWNFVLWGTFHGIALAVHKMWMSIIGRKKGEQSHGWRRVFGVIITFHFVCFCWIFFRNADFQNSMDMLRQIFTTFRPQLFPQLIEGYWRVFALMLLGFLLHFTPDSWENAACRGVIRLPFLGKALLMVALIYLVIQMKSSEIQPFIYFQF; from the coding sequence ATGTTTCCCATTGATATTGATTTCAGCCGGTTAAAAGAGGTGCTTACCTACGATCCGCAGGCACCGATGATATTCAGCAGTGGTATCTTCCTTTGGCTGTTTGCCGCCTTTATGATCGTATACACCTTGTTGCAGCGTAAGTATACGGCCCGTATTCTGTTTGTGACGCTTTTCTCTTATTACTTTTATTATAAGAGCAGCGGCACTTACTTTTTCCTGCTGGCGCTGGTCACGGTTTGCGACTTCCTGCTGGCGCAATGGATGGACCGTACCGAAGGACGCTGGAAACGCAAAGGGTTGGTGACTCTGAGTTTGGGAGTCAATCTGGGACTTCTTGCTTACTTCAAATATACCAATTTTTTGGGAGGAGTGATTGCCTCGTTGATGGGAGGAGAATTTACGGCGCTTGATATATTCCTGCCCGTAGGTATCTCATTCTTCACTTTCCAGTCATTAAGCTATACCATTGACGTTTACCGGAAAGACATCAAGCCATTGACCAACATACTGGATTACGCGTTTTATGTATCCTTCTTTCCGCAGCTGGTGGCCGGACCGATTGTGCGTGCCCGTGACTTTATTCCGCAAATCCGGAAACCGCTTTTCGTTTCTCAGGAGATGTTCGGGCGGGGGATTTTCCTTATTCTCTCCGGTTTGTTCAAGAAAGCAATCATTTCCGATTATATCAGTGTCAACTTCGTGGAGCGTATCTTTGATAATCCGACCCTTTATTCCGGTCTCGAGAATCTGATGGGAGTATACGGGTATGCTTTGCAGATTTACTGTGACTTCTCCGGATATAGCGATATGGCTATCGGTATCGCTCTGCTGTTGGGCTTTCATTTTAATCTCAACTTTAATTCTCCTTATAAGTCCGCCTCCATTACTGAATTTTGGCGGCGTTGGCATATCTCATTGTCCAGTTGGTTGCGCGATTACTTGTACATATCCTTGGGAGGAAACCGGAAAGGTAAGTTCCGCCAGTATCTGAATCTGATTATTACCATGTTTCTGGGTGGATTGTGGCACGGAGCTTCCTGGAACTTTGTACTTTGGGGAACATTTCACGGCATCGCTTTGGCGGTGCATAAGATGTGGATGTCCATCATAGGTCGTAAGAAAGGAGAACAAAGTCATGGCTGGCGTCGTGTATTCGGAGTCATTATCACTTTCCACTTTGTCTGTTTCTGCTGGATATTCTTCCGTAATGCCGATTTTCAGAACTCGATGGATATGTTGAGACAGATATTCACCACTTTCCGTCCGCAGCTTTTCCCGCAGTTGATCGAAGGCTACTGGCGCGTGTTTGCTTTGATGCTGCTCGGCTTTCTGCTTCATTTCACTCCGGATAGTTGGGAAAATGCTGCTTGCCGTGGAGTTATTCGCTTGCCGTTCTTAGGGAAAGCTCTGCTGATGGTGGCTCTGATTTATCTGGTCATTCAGATGAAGAGTTCGGAGATTCAGCCGTTTATTTATTTCCAGTTTTAG
- a CDS encoding SGNH/GDSL hydrolase family protein: MVRNNMTGGVLMSKNNLLLGFILGLMATFFLLSAGKAQDRIPACPPLGKTLKMIKPLREMNWANDTIAVQTSFPSAFRETGRDEIIDSIALLTPVFERLRQVRAGLSEDTVRILHIGDSHVRGHIYPQTTGTLLKETFGAVSYTDMGVNGATCLTFTHPGRIADIAAMKPELLILSFGTNESHNRRYNVNLHYNQMDELVKLLRDSLPDVPILLTTPPGSYESFRQRRRKRTYAINPRTVTAAETIRRYAKDHRLLVWDMYDVVGGKRRACTNWTEAKLMRPDHVHYLPEGYILQGNLLYQAIIQAYNDYVSH; the protein is encoded by the coding sequence ATGGTAAGGAACAATATGACAGGAGGCGTGCTTATGAGCAAGAATAACCTGTTGCTGGGCTTTATCTTGGGACTGATGGCAACATTCTTTCTTCTTTCGGCAGGAAAGGCGCAAGACCGTATCCCTGCCTGTCCTCCACTGGGGAAGACCTTGAAAATGATAAAACCTTTGCGGGAAATGAACTGGGCGAATGATACCATCGCCGTGCAGACTTCTTTTCCTTCCGCTTTCCGCGAAACCGGAAGGGATGAGATAATCGACAGCATTGCCCTGCTGACACCCGTATTTGAACGTCTCCGTCAGGTACGTGCCGGACTTTCCGAAGATACGGTGCGTATTCTCCATATCGGAGACAGTCACGTACGCGGGCACATCTATCCGCAGACTACGGGAACGCTGCTGAAAGAAACCTTTGGTGCTGTCTCTTATACCGATATGGGGGTGAACGGGGCTACCTGTCTGACGTTTACCCATCCGGGACGTATTGCCGATATTGCAGCCATGAAGCCGGAACTGCTGATTCTGTCCTTCGGAACCAACGAAAGCCATAACCGGCGGTATAACGTCAACCTGCATTATAATCAGATGGACGAACTTGTCAAACTGTTGCGCGACAGCCTTCCCGATGTCCCTATTCTTCTCACCACGCCTCCGGGTTCTTACGAAAGTTTCCGGCAAAGGCGGCGGAAACGTACGTACGCCATCAATCCCCGGACGGTTACAGCGGCAGAAACAATTCGCCGTTATGCCAAAGATCATCGTCTGCTCGTGTGGGATATGTACGATGTAGTAGGGGGCAAGCGCCGTGCCTGTACCAACTGGACGGAAGCGAAACTGATGCGTCCCGATCATGTGCATTATTTACCTGAGGGATATATCCTGCAAGGAAATTTATTATACCAAGCCATTATTCAAGCTTATAATGATTATGTTTCCCATTGA
- a CDS encoding glycoside hydrolase family 2 protein, translated as MRHRILFFFLAFIGISQFVTSSDVRNKYNFNSDWLLYVGDVPEAKQPRFSDSEWKKVTLPHAFNEDEAFRLSIDELTDTIMWYRKHFRLPANSKNKKVFVEFEGVRQGADFYINGQNVGLHENGVMAVGFDLTPYIKYGQENVIAVRIDNDWNYKERATGTKYQWSNKNFNANYGGIPKNVWLHVTDRLYQTLPLYSNLKTTGVYIYAEDIRVKSRKAIIHAESEIRNEYNRDKQVSYQVELIDRDGTSIQTFEGTKAVVKPGETITLKAASEVDNLHFWSWGYGYLYTVKTSLWVDGRKVDEVATRTGFRKTRFGKGMIWLNDRVIQMKGFAQRTSNEWPGVGMSVPAWLSDYSNHLMVEGNANLVRWMHVTPWKQDIESCDRVGLIQAMQAGDAEKDCEGRQWEQRTELMRDAIIYNRNNPSILFYECGNESISREHMIEMKAIRDLYDPHGGRAIGSREMLDIREAEYGGEMLYINKSAHHPMWAMEYCRDEGLRKYWDDYSYPYHKDGDGSNSYKSTVTNKVQKKVDARVYNRNQDSFTIENIIRWFDYWRERPGTGDRVSSGGVKIIFSDTNTHYRGVENYRRSGVTDAMRIPKDPFFAHQVMWDGWVDTECPRIYIVGHWNYNDTVVKPVYVVSSADKVELFLNGKSLGYGEQDYHFLYTFKDIAFVPGRLEAVGYDENGKECCRTQLQTAGKPEQIQLSFIQSPEGWKADGADMVLLQVEVMDKDGNRCPLANDLIHFEVEGPAEWRGGIAQGENNYILSKDLPVECGINRALIRSLTTAGNVRITAKADGLKPAEISLTSSPVEVKNGLSNYIPGDELEGRLTRGETPQTPSYKVSKVDVGIVSAIAGANNESTVNSFDDNELSEWRNDGKAATAWITYKLERAARVDEVCMKLTGWRMRSYPLEIYAGKELIWSGDTDKSLGYVHLDVKPVLTNEITIRLKGTSKEGDAFGQIVEVAAPVANELDLFKAKDGDKTGHELRIVEIEFKENLLK; from the coding sequence ATGAGACATAGAATCCTCTTTTTCTTTTTGGCTTTTATTGGAATAAGCCAGTTCGTGACATCGTCCGATGTCCGTAATAAATATAATTTCAATTCAGACTGGTTGCTTTATGTGGGTGATGTTCCCGAGGCAAAGCAGCCGCGTTTTTCTGATTCGGAGTGGAAGAAAGTGACTTTACCGCATGCCTTCAATGAAGATGAGGCTTTCCGCCTGAGCATTGATGAACTGACCGATACGATTATGTGGTATCGGAAACATTTCCGTCTGCCTGCCAACAGCAAGAATAAGAAAGTTTTTGTAGAGTTTGAAGGAGTCCGTCAAGGGGCGGATTTCTATATAAATGGTCAGAATGTCGGCCTGCACGAGAATGGTGTCATGGCTGTCGGTTTTGATCTGACTCCTTATATTAAGTACGGACAGGAAAATGTAATCGCAGTCCGCATCGACAATGACTGGAATTATAAAGAACGGGCGACGGGCACGAAATACCAGTGGAGCAATAAGAACTTTAATGCCAATTATGGCGGTATCCCCAAAAATGTATGGCTGCACGTCACCGACCGTCTGTATCAGACTTTACCTTTATATAGTAATCTCAAAACGACCGGAGTCTACATCTATGCCGAAGACATCCGTGTGAAATCGCGCAAGGCCATTATTCATGCGGAATCTGAAATCAGAAACGAATATAACCGTGATAAGCAGGTTTCCTATCAAGTAGAACTGATAGACCGTGATGGTACATCGATCCAAACATTCGAAGGAACAAAGGCGGTAGTGAAACCGGGTGAAACAATCACGCTGAAAGCGGCATCCGAAGTGGATAACCTGCATTTCTGGAGCTGGGGATATGGCTATCTGTATACAGTAAAGACAAGCCTGTGGGTAGATGGCAGGAAAGTGGACGAAGTTGCCACCCGCACCGGATTCCGTAAAACGCGCTTCGGTAAAGGAATGATCTGGCTGAATGACCGTGTCATTCAGATGAAGGGCTTTGCCCAGCGGACAAGCAATGAATGGCCGGGAGTCGGGATGAGCGTACCTGCCTGGCTGAGCGATTATAGCAATCATCTGATGGTGGAGGGCAATGCGAACCTCGTGCGCTGGATGCATGTCACCCCGTGGAAACAGGATATCGAGTCGTGCGACCGTGTAGGATTGATTCAGGCTATGCAGGCGGGAGATGCCGAAAAAGATTGTGAAGGACGTCAGTGGGAACAGCGTACGGAATTGATGCGCGACGCCATCATCTATAACCGTAATAATCCGAGTATCTTATTTTATGAATGCGGCAATGAGTCCATCAGTCGTGAACACATGATTGAGATGAAAGCGATACGTGATTTGTACGATCCTCACGGCGGCCGTGCAATCGGTTCCCGTGAAATGCTGGATATCCGCGAAGCGGAATATGGAGGCGAAATGCTGTATATCAATAAGAGTGCGCATCATCCGATGTGGGCAATGGAGTATTGCCGTGACGAGGGATTGCGCAAATACTGGGATGATTATTCCTATCCTTATCACAAGGATGGAGACGGCAGCAATTCTTATAAGTCCACCGTTACCAACAAAGTACAGAAGAAAGTGGATGCCCGTGTCTACAACCGTAATCAGGATTCCTTTACCATCGAAAATATTATTCGCTGGTTCGATTACTGGCGAGAACGTCCGGGAACGGGTGACCGTGTAAGTTCGGGTGGCGTGAAGATTATCTTCTCCGATACCAATACGCACTATCGCGGAGTAGAAAATTATCGTCGTAGCGGAGTAACCGACGCCATGCGTATTCCTAAAGATCCCTTCTTTGCACATCAGGTGATGTGGGACGGCTGGGTAGATACGGAATGTCCCCGCATCTATATCGTCGGTCATTGGAATTATAATGACACGGTAGTGAAACCGGTATATGTCGTATCGAGTGCCGATAAAGTAGAATTATTTCTGAATGGTAAGTCTTTGGGCTATGGTGAACAGGATTATCATTTTCTGTATACCTTCAAAGATATCGCTTTCGTACCGGGCAGACTGGAGGCCGTAGGATACGACGAAAACGGAAAAGAATGTTGCCGTACTCAGTTGCAGACTGCCGGCAAGCCGGAACAGATTCAATTGAGTTTCATCCAGAGTCCCGAAGGATGGAAAGCGGATGGTGCCGATATGGTATTGCTTCAGGTAGAAGTCATGGATAAAGACGGCAACCGTTGCCCGCTGGCAAATGACTTGATACACTTTGAAGTAGAAGGACCTGCCGAATGGCGTGGCGGCATCGCACAAGGAGAAAATAATTATATCCTTTCAAAAGACTTGCCGGTAGAATGCGGTATCAATCGTGCTTTGATCCGTTCGCTCACTACTGCCGGAAACGTCCGTATCACAGCGAAGGCCGACGGATTGAAGCCGGCAGAAATCAGCCTTACTTCCTCACCTGTCGAAGTGAAAAACGGTTTGAGCAACTATATCCCCGGTGATGAACTGGAAGGCAGGCTGACTCGTGGCGAGACTCCGCAGACTCCTTCATACAAGGTCTCAAAAGTGGATGTTGGTATCGTTTCCGCCATTGCCGGAGCCAATAATGAGAGTACAGTCAACAGTTTCGATGATAATGAACTGAGCGAATGGCGGAATGACGGGAAAGCAGCTACCGCATGGATTACCTATAAGTTGGAACGTGCCGCACGGGTGGATGAAGTCTGCATGAAACTGACTGGATGGCGTATGCGCAGTTATCCGCTGGAGATATATGCAGGCAAAGAACTGATATGGAGCGGAGATACGGATAAGAGTCTGGGATACGTCCACTTGGATGTAAAACCGGTACTGACCAATGAAATTACCATCCGGCTGAAAGGTACAAGCAAAGAAGGAGATGCCTTTGGACAAATAGTGGAAGTTGCCGCCCCCGTTGCCAATGAACTGGATTTGTTTAAAGCGAAGGATGGGGACAAGACCGGCCATGAATTGCGTATTGTAGAAATAGAGTTCAAGGAGAACTTGTTGAAATAG